The following are encoded together in the Primulina tabacum isolate GXHZ01 chromosome 18, ASM2559414v2, whole genome shotgun sequence genome:
- the LOC142532385 gene encoding uncharacterized protein LOC142532385, with amino-acid sequence MHKYFSPTKITQLRNEITSFRQRDGESLNSAWARFKKMLRMCPRHGFSIGQQVETFYYGLDPPVRSMLDAAANGSLYRKTPTSALEIISNMAASNVGWQDNRREKKVGFLEMDALTAITAKLDGLTHQMAQLKTNKSLPVKPVNQIQGNAEIIGGSSSDMQFMPDMSCEGMQCFGGDSVNYVGNQGRQQYNPYSFSYNPGWRNHPNFGWRQSENTVEQPYFNPPQHPTQQKPPQQPPKSPQGTEPSMPPGFKPQDSKSNLEDMLSKYIAGNEMRWKNHDAMMQRVETQLGQLTTQMATRASGSLTSDTEKNPKGVNAVTVTSPIKQEVVDVEDDVKKKGPSKQGPEDARKADKSLNSNPTVDINSLPFPQRANQLQLDTQFSKFLEIFKKLHINIPFAEALAQMPSYAKFLKEILSNKRKLVDFETVKLSEECSAILQNKLPPKAKDPGSFSIPCTIGTSFFGKALCDLGAIINLMTYSCFEKLGIGEVKPTTIPLQLADRSIKYPRGVVEDVLVKVDKFIFPVDFVVLDMEEDRDIPLILGRPFLATGKALVDVHKDELVLRLNDEIVVFNVFQSIKYPNDTSNCFRIDATDEFVEYGLQELLGTEEEKLLRVLRDNIKAIGWSITDIKGISSSMCMHKILMEADHKTSTQPQRRLNPVMQEVVKKEVIKLLDAGIVYPISDSRWVSPVQAVPKKGGITVVKNENIELIPTRTVTG; translated from the exons ATGCACAAGTATTTTTCCCCAACTAAGATTACACAATTGCGAAATGAAATCACATCGTTTAGACAGAGAGATGGAGAATCTTTGAATTCAGCCTGGGCAAGGTTTAAGAAGATGTTGAGAATGTGCCCAAGACATGGTTTTTCGATCGGCCAGCAGGTTGAGACGTTCTACTATGGGTTGGATCCACCTGTGAGATCTATGCTTGATGCAGCGGCCAACGGTAGCTTATACAGGAAAACGCCAACCTCAGCGCTTGAAATCATATCTAATATGGCAGCGAGCAATGTGGGCTGGCAAGACAATCGAAGGGAGAAGAAAGTCGGATTCCTTGAGATGGATGCTTTGACCGCGATCACAGCAAAGCTTGATGGATTGACACATCAGATGGCACAATTAAAAACGAATAAATCATTACCGGTCAAGCCAGTAAATCAAATTCAAGGAAATGCTGAGATAATTGGTGGATCATCTAGTGACATGCAGTTCATGCCAGATATGTCTTGTGAGGGAATGCAGTGTTTTGGGGGAGACTCTGTGAATTATGTGGGAAACCAGGGTCGACAACAATATAATCCATACAGTTTCTCATATAATCCGGGCTGGAGGAATCATCCGAATTTTGGGTGGAGGCAGTCAGAAAATACTGTCGAGCAACCATATTTCAATCCTCCACAACATCCTACACAACAAAAACCTCCTCAGCAACCACCTAAATCTCCGCAAGGTACTGAACCTTCTATGCCACCCGGTTTCAAGCCACAAGATAGCAAATCGAATCTTGAGGATATGCTATCCAAGTACATAGCCGGGAATGAGATGAGATGGAAAAATCATGATGCCATGATGCAAAGGGTAGAGACTCAACTAGGGCAGTTGACGACACAAATGGCTACACGAGCTTCGGGTTCACTAACTAGTGACACGGAAAAGAATCCGAAAGGTGTCAATGCAGTTACGGTGACATCTCCCATAAAGCAAGAGGTAGTTGATGTTGAAGATGATGTGAAAAAAAAGGGACCATCCAAGCAAGGGCCAGAGGACGCAAGGAAAGCAGATAAGTCTCTAAACTCGAACCCCACTGTTGATATTAATTCACTTCCGTTTCCCCAAAGAGCAAATCAACTGCAATTGGAtactcaattttcaaaattccttGAGATTTTCAAAAAGCTGCACATAAATATCCCGTTTGCAGAGGCTTTAGCTCAAATGCCCTCCTATGCAAAATTTCTTAAAGAAATTCTATCAAACAAGAGGAAACTAGTGGATTTTGAGACAGTGAAGCTTTCGGAGGAATGTTCTGCAATTTTACAAAATAAGTTGCCTCCAAAAGCTAAGGATCCAGGTAGCTTCTCTATTCCTTGTACCATAGGAACTTCATTTTTTggtaaagctttatgtgatttaggtGCAATCATTAATTTAATGACTTATTCATGTTTTGAGAAGCTAGGAATTGGTGAAGTTAAACCTACTACGATTCCCCTACAATTAGCCGATAGATCTATTAAATACCCTAGGGGAGTAGTAGAGGATGTTTTAGTGAAGGTTGACAAGTTTATTTTCCCAGTGGACTTTGTTGTGTTAGATATGGAAGAGGATCGTGATATTCCTCTTATTTTAGGAAGACCATTTTTAGCCACTGGAAAAGCCCTGGTAGATGTACACAAGGATGAGTTGGTATTGAGGTTGAATGATGAGATTGTAGTGTTTAATGTTTTTCAATCTATCAAATATCCCAATGATACATCTAattgttttagaattgatgctACTGACGAGTTTGTTGAGTATGGTTTGCAGGAATTACTTG GTACGGAAGAAGAGAAGCTGTTGCGAGTTCTGAGAGATAATATCAAAGCCATAGGCTGGAGTATTACAGACATCAAAGGGATCAGTTCATCCatgtgcatgcacaaaattctgaTGGAGGCCGACCACAAGACATCTACCCAACCTCAAAGACGTCTGAACCCAGTTATGCAAGAGGTGGTAAAGAAAGAGGTGATAAAGCTACTGGACGCAGGTATTGTTTACCCGATTTCTGATAGTAGGTGGGTAAGTCCTGTACAAGCTGTTCCGAAAAAAGGTGGGATCACTGTAGTAAAGAATGAAAACATTGAGTTAATTCCTACCAGAACTGTTACAGGGTAG